From Pseudoalteromonas viridis, one genomic window encodes:
- a CDS encoding sensor histidine kinase: protein MRQKTLRGYLARRLFLLFGVFSLIWIWVASQVYHYAWDGTSDYYLYQDLEVALSGQLSLPYRDSTKLMGNWQDLPADYQRVFNHNGLGPDEQAREVTQLLMLGDDYVYILRYAEASFEPLYIVHRIAEQDSPSLLAVFIALTLALFVLGALSWWPAHRRIARESERLTASLGAPENSPGAEFEEFSSQSILAATDAYAQHYTQQQERLYSAFLSHELNTPLAQIQNTLARFEQLDELPLDALPLLAQLEQSGQDLRSLSEAILLLCRADQARLNVADLRACLTSWQHTWQRQGLVIALDLPAQPVNQPVQLRLLTLLLEQLAKNALQHGEGALTVTLSGKEMTFTNRVCGKQMHHGQGLGTRIIERVCACFGWREQRNAGPLFTQTIHFHNHRG from the coding sequence ATGAGACAAAAAACGCTCAGAGGGTATTTAGCCAGGCGGCTATTTTTGTTGTTTGGGGTGTTTTCTCTGATCTGGATTTGGGTGGCCAGTCAGGTGTATCACTACGCCTGGGATGGGACATCAGACTATTACCTTTATCAGGACCTTGAGGTGGCGCTGTCGGGCCAGCTGAGTTTGCCTTACCGGGATAGCACTAAGCTGATGGGCAACTGGCAAGACCTGCCCGCAGACTATCAGCGTGTTTTTAACCACAACGGGCTTGGGCCAGATGAGCAAGCCCGTGAAGTTACTCAGTTGCTGATGCTGGGCGATGATTACGTGTACATCTTGCGCTATGCCGAGGCATCTTTTGAGCCTCTTTATATTGTGCATCGTATCGCAGAACAAGATTCCCCCAGCCTGCTGGCTGTGTTTATTGCGCTAACCCTGGCTTTGTTTGTGCTCGGTGCACTGAGCTGGTGGCCTGCTCACCGGCGTATTGCGCGAGAGTCTGAGCGCCTGACAGCCAGTTTAGGGGCCCCAGAAAACTCGCCAGGCGCAGAGTTTGAAGAGTTTTCTTCTCAGTCTATCTTGGCTGCGACCGATGCGTATGCACAGCATTATACGCAACAGCAGGAACGCCTGTATTCCGCTTTTTTAAGTCATGAACTCAATACCCCGCTGGCACAAATCCAAAATACGCTTGCCCGCTTTGAGCAGCTGGATGAGTTGCCGTTGGATGCACTCCCCCTGCTGGCGCAACTGGAGCAATCGGGTCAGGATCTTAGGTCGCTGAGCGAGGCTATTTTGTTATTGTGCCGAGCCGATCAGGCGCGTCTGAATGTGGCTGATCTGCGGGCGTGTCTGACAAGCTGGCAACACACTTGGCAGCGGCAGGGGTTGGTTATTGCGTTGGATTTACCTGCTCAGCCGGTCAACCAACCAGTGCAGCTGCGCCTGCTGACGCTGCTCCTGGAGCAGCTGGCCAAAAACGCGCTGCAACATGGTGAGGGAGCACTTACTGTCACGCTGAGCGGTAAAGAAATGACCTTCACCAATCGTGTGTGTGGTAAGCAAATGCACCATGGTCAGGGGCTGGGCACCCGGATCATTGAGCGTGTATGTGCGTGTTTCGGCTGGCGGGAGCAGCGTAATGCTGGTCCGCTATTTACGCAGACCATTCACTTTCATAATCATAGAGGTTGA
- a CDS encoding response regulator transcription factor gives MLILLVEDDAVLAAQTIDFLNAEGIDVDYAATLGRAKEIAAQTASFDKYDAIILDMSLPDGNALSLLQQSLAGFDAPVLFCTAATDLDDKLAAFAAGALDYITKPFALPELAVRVKLLAGKVSKCNQVFELGSLHVDFSAKIVRRGNRTIVLSPQQWQLLTLLAEQAPAPVSKAQILRHIWPDSEVNNNMYKSLLTRLRHNLSRENEASVIQTLKGQGVALRESS, from the coding sequence ATGCTGATCTTATTGGTTGAAGACGATGCGGTGTTGGCCGCCCAGACGATAGACTTTCTCAATGCAGAAGGTATTGACGTCGATTATGCCGCAACTTTGGGTCGGGCTAAAGAGATTGCGGCGCAAACCGCCAGCTTTGACAAGTATGATGCGATCATTTTGGATATGAGCTTGCCCGATGGCAACGCGCTGAGCTTGCTGCAGCAATCGCTGGCCGGGTTTGATGCCCCTGTGCTGTTTTGTACTGCAGCAACGGACCTTGACGATAAACTTGCCGCCTTTGCGGCCGGTGCCCTGGATTATATCACTAAGCCCTTTGCGTTGCCTGAGCTGGCCGTACGGGTCAAGCTGTTGGCGGGTAAAGTGTCTAAGTGCAACCAGGTGTTTGAACTGGGTAGTCTGCATGTGGATTTTTCGGCAAAAATTGTCAGACGGGGTAACCGCACTATCGTGTTATCCCCTCAGCAATGGCAGCTGCTTACCCTGTTGGCTGAGCAGGCACCGGCACCGGTTAGTAAGGCTCAGATCCTGCGTCACATCTGGCCCGACAGTGAGGTGAACAACAACATGTATAAGTCTTTGTTAACCAGGCTTCGGCATAATCTGAGCCGCGAGAATGAAGCCTCTGTGATACAGACACTTAAGGGGCAGGGCGTGGCATTGCGAGAATCCAGTTGA
- a CDS encoding amidohydrolase — translation MRATKMITSSFLIAGLALSGCNSDNQTSSQSTNPTTPASSMQQPSAAQSATMVFTHGRIYTVNAEQPWAQAVVVKDNKIILVGSNEKAQDYIGETTQHINLQGKMMLPGFHDVHMHPLESASEATQFSVPALATAGEYIDEVAYAASQHPTATWLIGYGHEISTLLEMADSPLAVLDEAVPDRPVIIMEQTSHSMWVNSKALALAGLSANSIDPIGGVLGRDEQGKLNGILYDNAGNQVMELAMQSLPDAAQSDYLGLIEYTMPELNKAGITSISDARTYWQRGHLETWQRVANEDKLTLRVSLGLWAYPHMNDNTQLAKLKSLYQNNPAELLQVNQVKFYMDGILVNTTAAMHEPYLENWLELDGNRGLNYFTQARLEKYLKALEPTGFDFNIHGIGDRGIHEALNAIENASNGQGRHRITHLEVIDPFDLPRFAKLGVIADAQVAGDFTKPSHWPETIPLIGSERAQDLVPIRSLTDNKATLTLSSDWNVSPFNPFIGLSNAVSRQPQAISLAQAIEAYTLNSAYAMRQEQRVGSIEVGKLADLVVIDRDLFEASASEIRGAQVVMTLLDGEIVYQR, via the coding sequence ATGCGAGCAACAAAGATGATCACCAGCAGTTTTCTGATAGCCGGTTTAGCCCTCAGTGGCTGTAACTCTGACAATCAAACCAGCAGCCAAAGTACCAATCCAACCACTCCGGCATCCAGTATGCAGCAGCCCAGTGCAGCGCAAAGTGCAACTATGGTATTTACTCACGGCCGCATTTATACGGTAAATGCTGAGCAACCCTGGGCACAAGCTGTGGTGGTTAAAGACAATAAGATTATTCTGGTCGGTAGCAATGAAAAAGCCCAGGACTATATTGGCGAAACAACCCAGCACATTAACCTGCAAGGTAAGATGATGCTGCCCGGGTTTCACGATGTACACATGCACCCGCTTGAATCTGCCTCCGAGGCCACCCAGTTTAGTGTGCCAGCCTTGGCTACTGCGGGAGAATACATAGACGAAGTGGCATATGCTGCCAGCCAACACCCCACAGCCACCTGGCTCATTGGCTACGGCCATGAAATATCGACACTACTGGAGATGGCAGACTCACCACTGGCGGTGCTTGATGAGGCAGTACCAGACAGGCCGGTGATCATCATGGAGCAAACCTCTCATTCGATGTGGGTCAATAGCAAAGCACTCGCATTAGCGGGTTTGTCGGCCAACAGTATCGATCCGATCGGCGGTGTGCTTGGTCGCGATGAACAAGGTAAGCTCAATGGCATTTTGTACGACAATGCCGGTAATCAGGTTATGGAACTGGCGATGCAGTCTCTGCCCGACGCCGCTCAGAGCGATTACCTTGGCCTGATTGAATATACTATGCCCGAGTTGAACAAAGCCGGGATCACCTCCATCAGTGACGCCCGCACTTACTGGCAACGAGGCCACCTCGAAACCTGGCAACGGGTTGCAAATGAAGACAAACTGACATTGCGGGTTAGTCTGGGGTTATGGGCTTATCCGCACATGAACGACAACACCCAGCTGGCTAAGCTCAAATCCTTGTATCAAAACAACCCTGCCGAGCTATTACAGGTGAACCAGGTCAAGTTTTATATGGATGGTATTTTGGTCAATACCACCGCTGCGATGCATGAACCCTACCTGGAAAACTGGTTGGAACTGGATGGCAACCGCGGGTTGAATTACTTTACCCAGGCGCGGCTCGAGAAGTACCTTAAGGCACTGGAGCCAACGGGCTTTGACTTTAATATCCATGGCATTGGCGACCGCGGTATTCACGAAGCCCTGAATGCCATTGAAAATGCCTCCAATGGCCAGGGTCGTCACCGTATCACCCATCTGGAGGTTATCGATCCGTTCGATCTGCCACGCTTTGCCAAATTAGGGGTTATTGCCGATGCTCAGGTCGCCGGAGACTTCACCAAACCGAGCCACTGGCCAGAAACCATTCCCCTGATTGGTAGTGAACGTGCCCAAGATCTGGTGCCTATTCGCAGCCTGACGGATAACAAGGCAACGCTCACACTCTCAAGTGACTGGAATGTCAGCCCGTTTAATCCGTTTATCGGATTAAGTAACGCGGTGTCGCGGCAACCACAGGCCATTTCGCTGGCACAAGCTATTGAGGCCTATACCCTTAACAGCGCCTATGCAATGCGCCAGGAGCAGCGTGTTGGCAGTATTGAAGTGGGTAAACTGGCGGATCTGGTAGTGATTGACCGCGACTTATTTGAAGCCAGCGCCAGTGAGATCCGAGGCGCCCAAGTGGTAATGACACTGCTTGATGGCGAGATTGTTTACCAGCGTTAA
- a CDS encoding family 20 glycosylhydrolase, producing the protein MKKFVCWLLALMGTQTALALTQGELNEVADNLEIRYHLIDSMPKSCPAPAKQCYLSELRLRSPMPYDGADWAIYFSQLMPIYQVDSELFKIEHLNGDLHRLTPTEQFGGFSADDEYTIRFYTKNSQITRSEFMPNYILADQAQRLLPRVIASTRTVRDEQTQLEQQPYLAPFESYHQLRVSDKDQTPWMGADYLARHQSEPVFSHAPEGVIPTPRAFKVVSQGRINLDKGVHFELTGLNLADIEMAARRLAQLGVEQTPKGLPVSVTVDPSLPIEAQGYEFNSSTNRITIRASDAAGAFYGVQTLAGLMDLKTRSIPSVAIADAPRYAFRGLHIDSARNFRSKQFILDTIAQMGAYKLNKLHLHLADDEGWRLAIAGLPELTKIGGLRCLDLSETRCVLPQLGAGTGTGAPRNGHYSQQDYSDILRFAKAHHIEVIPSLDMPGHSRAAIIAMEARYRALMAKGKKEAANEYRLIEEADKTRYSSIQHYHDNTLNVCLPATYRFVGKVLNELQRMHERAGVPLKTYHIGADETAGAWLDSPACQALNKKQTITSMNGYFIEQVAAMVAEKCIMVAGWSDGLSDVDPQKMPKQVQTNVWSTLSEQGHKVAHQQANLGWKVVLSLPDVTYFDFPYQSHPQERGNHWASRALDTRKVFEFMPDNLPVHAEFWRDVLHHNYNADDKDSGLKPGVGYAGMQGHLWSEMIRDDVQAEYMLYPRLLALAERAWHKPGWAVPYQAGRIYNDKSGYFSAKSQQLREQDWQRFVALLGYRELPKLTRQGRFFRIPTVAASRREDGTLKLFSEIPGFELEAHINGRWISYHPKLDFDSVDAVRAVLPDNTRAGRALPIPAPVEQDSQ; encoded by the coding sequence TGTCCGGCGCCTGCTAAGCAATGCTATTTGTCGGAACTGCGTTTGCGCTCACCTATGCCTTATGACGGTGCTGACTGGGCCATTTATTTCAGCCAGCTGATGCCAATTTACCAGGTCGACAGTGAGCTGTTCAAAATAGAGCACCTTAATGGTGACCTGCACCGACTGACCCCAACGGAGCAGTTTGGTGGCTTTTCTGCTGATGATGAATATACCATTCGTTTTTATACCAAAAACTCACAGATCACCCGCTCCGAGTTTATGCCTAACTATATACTGGCCGATCAGGCGCAGCGTTTGCTTCCCAGAGTGATCGCCAGTACACGCACAGTGCGTGATGAGCAAACGCAACTTGAGCAACAGCCTTATCTGGCCCCGTTCGAGTCATACCACCAGTTACGCGTCAGCGATAAAGATCAGACTCCCTGGATGGGTGCGGACTATCTGGCCCGGCATCAGTCTGAGCCGGTATTCAGCCATGCCCCTGAAGGCGTGATCCCAACCCCCAGAGCGTTCAAAGTGGTGTCTCAGGGACGGATCAACCTGGATAAAGGTGTGCATTTTGAACTAACGGGCCTCAATCTGGCCGACATTGAAATGGCAGCCAGGCGTCTTGCGCAGCTCGGTGTAGAGCAAACGCCAAAGGGGTTGCCGGTTAGCGTGACGGTGGACCCTTCATTGCCGATTGAAGCGCAGGGGTATGAGTTTAACAGCTCCACCAATCGCATTACTATTCGGGCGTCGGATGCTGCCGGTGCCTTCTACGGCGTACAAACACTGGCGGGTTTGATGGACCTTAAAACCCGCAGTATTCCCAGTGTCGCCATTGCGGATGCGCCCCGTTACGCTTTCCGGGGGCTGCATATCGACAGTGCCCGCAACTTCCGCTCCAAGCAGTTTATACTGGATACCATAGCGCAAATGGGCGCATACAAATTGAATAAACTGCATCTGCACCTGGCCGATGATGAAGGCTGGCGTCTTGCCATCGCAGGCCTGCCGGAGTTGACTAAAATTGGCGGGCTGCGCTGTCTGGACCTCAGTGAAACGCGCTGTGTGTTGCCGCAATTGGGTGCCGGGACAGGCACTGGAGCGCCACGCAACGGGCACTATTCACAGCAGGATTACAGTGACATCTTGCGTTTTGCCAAAGCGCACCATATCGAAGTGATCCCGTCACTGGATATGCCGGGACACTCCCGTGCGGCCATCATTGCTATGGAGGCGCGTTACCGGGCGTTGATGGCGAAAGGTAAAAAAGAGGCGGCCAATGAATATCGCTTGATAGAAGAAGCGGACAAAACCCGCTATTCCTCTATCCAGCACTACCATGACAACACCTTAAATGTTTGTCTGCCCGCTACCTATCGCTTTGTTGGTAAGGTGCTGAATGAGCTACAACGTATGCATGAACGCGCCGGTGTACCATTAAAAACGTATCACATAGGGGCCGACGAGACCGCCGGTGCCTGGCTGGATTCTCCTGCCTGTCAGGCGCTCAACAAGAAGCAAACCATTACGTCGATGAACGGCTATTTTATAGAGCAAGTAGCGGCTATGGTGGCAGAAAAATGCATCATGGTGGCCGGCTGGAGTGATGGCCTGAGCGACGTAGACCCGCAGAAAATGCCCAAACAGGTGCAAACCAATGTCTGGAGTACGCTCAGTGAGCAAGGGCACAAAGTGGCGCACCAGCAGGCCAATCTGGGCTGGAAAGTGGTATTGTCATTGCCGGATGTGACTTACTTTGATTTTCCGTATCAGTCTCATCCACAGGAGCGCGGCAATCACTGGGCGAGCCGGGCGCTAGATACCCGCAAAGTGTTTGAGTTTATGCCCGATAACTTGCCAGTCCATGCGGAGTTCTGGCGCGATGTGCTGCATCACAACTACAATGCTGATGATAAAGATTCCGGCCTGAAGCCGGGCGTTGGTTATGCCGGTATGCAGGGGCACCTGTGGAGTGAAATGATCCGGGATGACGTGCAGGCCGAATACATGTTGTATCCGCGTTTGCTGGCACTGGCAGAGCGAGCCTGGCATAAGCCTGGCTGGGCCGTACCCTATCAGGCGGGCAGGATTTACAACGATAAAAGCGGCTACTTTAGTGCGAAAAGTCAGCAGCTGCGTGAGCAAGACTGGCAACGATTTGTCGCCTTGCTGGGCTACCGTGAACTACCCAAATTAACCCGTCAGGGGCGCTTTTTTCGTATCCCGACAGTGGCCGCAAGCCGTCGCGAGGATGGCACACTGAAGTTGTTTAGTGAAATCCCCGGATTTGAATTAGAAGCGCACATCAACGGGCGCTGGATTAGTTATCATCCCAAGCTGGATTTTGACTCGGTGGATGCGGTGCGCGCTGTGTTACCGGATAACACACGTGCCGGGCGGGCTTTGCCTATACCGGCCCCGGTTGAGCAGGATAGCCAGTAA